The Streptomyces sp. NBC_01244 genome contains a region encoding:
- a CDS encoding DUF4429 domain-containing protein, whose protein sequence is MGDVLAGNHAVWEFDRTTNSLIIRFARGMRTPRLWHALGERRIPLEALSGVGLTVGRRDTVVLHARVRVGADPLMEAAAGQLREACDPYRLVLPGGGGGTARATAFGETLRERLGPAGPADRFLVRVPEPRAALKAYDARLAFDGGAVTFHWSRTGATSAKWKAGDQRYPLAALAGLTWHSPERPGGHLRLWSREAAGDPRPDHDLASAVFGVGYGAVHESLPFAAALLAALRARSPVASVPPQRSWERIQHLAELHSAGLLTDAEYRALRDRFTAGA, encoded by the coding sequence ATGGGTGACGTACTGGCCGGAAACCATGCCGTCTGGGAGTTCGACCGCACCACGAACTCGCTCATCATCCGCTTCGCACGGGGGATGCGAACGCCCAGGCTCTGGCACGCCCTGGGGGAACGCCGGATTCCCCTCGAAGCGTTGTCCGGGGTGGGCCTGACCGTGGGACGGCGGGACACCGTGGTGCTGCACGCCCGCGTGCGCGTCGGCGCGGATCCGCTGATGGAGGCCGCGGCCGGACAGCTGCGGGAAGCCTGCGATCCGTACCGGCTGGTGCTGCCGGGAGGCGGTGGCGGGACCGCGCGGGCCACGGCCTTCGGCGAGACGCTGCGCGAGCGGCTGGGTCCCGCCGGGCCGGCCGACCGGTTCCTGGTCCGCGTCCCGGAGCCGCGGGCCGCGCTGAAGGCGTACGACGCCCGGCTCGCCTTCGACGGCGGCGCCGTCACCTTCCACTGGTCGCGCACCGGGGCCACCAGTGCCAAGTGGAAGGCGGGCGACCAGCGGTATCCGCTGGCCGCCCTGGCCGGTCTGACCTGGCACTCCCCGGAACGGCCCGGGGGCCACCTGCGGCTGTGGTCCCGCGAGGCCGCCGGTGACCCCCGGCCGGACCACGACCTGGCCTCGGCCGTCTTCGGCGTGGGGTACGGGGCCGTGCACGAGTCGCTGCCGTTCGCGGCGGCGCTGCTCGCGGCCCTGCGGGCGCGCAGCCCGGTCGCCTCGGTGCCCCCGCAGCGGTCCTGGGAGCGGATCCAGCATCTCGCCGAGCTGCACAGTGCGGGGCTGCTCACGGACGCCGAGTACCGGGCGCTGCGCGACCGCTTCACGGCCGGGGCCTGA
- a CDS encoding aldo/keto reductase produces MTGNTVGTEQVDQAEQVDQAEQVDQAEQVGQVELGKGGPLVGVQGLGCMGMSEFYGDTDEAAARQTLDAALAAGVTLFDTADVYGRGANEEFLAPFVAAHRDRITLATKFAIERTDDPVYRGVRNDRAYIRGAVEDSLRRLGTEVIDLYYMHRRDPAVPFAESVGAMAELVQEGKVRHLGLSEVTGAELREAHAVHPIAALQSEWSLFSRDVERSAVGAAAELGVAIAAYSPLGRGFLTGAFADASAELTAGDFRRYQPRFTGDNARTNGALLAPVRQIAAAHGATPAQIALAWVHRRAAVHGLTVVPIPGTRKPSRLAENTAATRITLTDADLSLLDAIAEGVAGDRYPDMSSTSAAREG; encoded by the coding sequence ATGACCGGCAACACCGTCGGGACAGAGCAGGTCGATCAGGCCGAGCAGGTAGATCAGGCCGAGCAGGTAGATCAGGCCGAGCAGGTCGGACAGGTCGAACTGGGCAAGGGCGGCCCGCTGGTGGGCGTCCAGGGGCTCGGTTGCATGGGCATGAGCGAGTTCTACGGGGACACCGACGAGGCGGCCGCCCGGCAGACCCTGGACGCGGCGCTGGCCGCCGGGGTCACCCTCTTCGACACCGCCGACGTCTACGGGCGGGGCGCCAACGAGGAGTTCCTCGCGCCGTTCGTGGCCGCGCACCGCGACCGGATCACCCTGGCCACGAAGTTCGCCATCGAGCGGACGGACGACCCGGTGTACCGGGGCGTCCGCAACGACCGCGCGTACATCCGCGGCGCGGTGGAGGACAGCCTGCGCAGGCTGGGCACCGAGGTCATCGACCTCTACTACATGCACCGGCGCGATCCGGCCGTTCCGTTCGCCGAGTCGGTGGGCGCGATGGCGGAGCTCGTGCAGGAGGGCAAGGTGCGCCACCTCGGGCTCAGCGAGGTGACCGGGGCCGAGCTGCGCGAGGCGCACGCGGTGCACCCGATCGCGGCGCTCCAGTCGGAGTGGTCGCTGTTCAGCCGGGACGTGGAGCGCAGCGCGGTGGGCGCGGCGGCGGAGCTGGGCGTGGCCATCGCGGCGTACTCCCCGCTCGGGCGCGGCTTCCTGACCGGGGCCTTCGCCGACGCGTCGGCGGAGCTGACGGCCGGTGACTTCCGGCGGTACCAGCCCCGGTTCACCGGTGACAACGCGCGGACGAACGGGGCGCTCCTGGCGCCGGTACGGCAGATCGCGGCGGCCCACGGTGCCACCCCGGCCCAGATCGCCCTGGCGTGGGTGCACCGGCGGGCGGCGGTGCACGGCCTGACGGTCGTCCCGATCCCGGGCACCCGCAAGCCCTCCCGTCTCGCGGAGAACACCGCGGCGACCCGCATCACCCTGACGGACGCCGACCTGTCCCTCCTGGACGCGATCGCCGAGGGTGTCGCGGGCGACCGCTACCCGGACATGAGCTCGACCTCGGCGGCGCGCGAGGGGTGA
- a CDS encoding alpha/beta hydrolase yields the protein MLTTTGWTAVYRPASGASPREAALASWTGSRFEGRLLPAADAPPPVVARFFARLDGAQRARLAEGHPLVVGNLDGAPPSVRYRANRMSLQEAARVEAARAHDITLAPVDRATAARRSHRFESLAEPGRQILVFDPTGGGLAAEVFGDLGEARRVSVVVPGVDTDALTFERTVRRLTSPVGMAESLYEAERAAAPAGRTAVIAWAGYTAPTGVGMDAATGRLAVDGAARLRSLTSALPGRASVALFCHSYGSVVCGVAAHELPHRVTDIVVAGSPGMRAANAGELGTSARVWAMRDAGDWIADVPHLEFGGLGHGADPVSGEFGARVLSAAGAKSHTGYFEPGTESLDNFAKIGTGAFGSTVCATGDDTCRRGTSATEGS from the coding sequence ATGCTCACGACCACGGGCTGGACCGCCGTCTACCGGCCCGCGAGCGGGGCTTCCCCGCGCGAGGCCGCGCTCGCCTCCTGGACCGGATCGCGTTTCGAGGGCCGGCTCCTGCCCGCCGCCGACGCCCCGCCGCCCGTGGTGGCACGGTTCTTCGCGCGGCTCGACGGCGCCCAGCGCGCCCGGCTCGCCGAGGGCCACCCGCTCGTGGTCGGCAATCTCGACGGCGCGCCGCCCAGCGTCCGCTACCGGGCCAACCGGATGTCCCTGCAGGAGGCCGCGCGGGTCGAGGCCGCCCGCGCGCACGACATCACGCTGGCCCCCGTCGACCGCGCCACCGCGGCCCGGCGCTCCCACCGCTTCGAGTCCCTCGCCGAGCCCGGCCGGCAGATCCTCGTCTTCGACCCCACCGGCGGCGGCCTCGCGGCCGAGGTCTTCGGCGACCTCGGCGAGGCCCGCCGGGTCTCGGTGGTCGTCCCCGGGGTCGACACCGACGCGCTCACCTTCGAGCGCACGGTGCGTCGGCTGACCTCCCCCGTCGGCATGGCGGAGTCCCTCTACGAGGCCGAGCGCGCGGCCGCCCCGGCCGGCCGGACCGCGGTCATCGCCTGGGCCGGCTACACCGCCCCGACCGGCGTCGGCATGGACGCGGCGACCGGGCGCCTCGCCGTGGACGGCGCGGCCCGGCTGCGCTCGCTGACCTCCGCGCTGCCCGGGCGGGCGAGCGTGGCACTGTTCTGCCACAGCTACGGCTCGGTGGTGTGCGGGGTGGCCGCCCACGAACTGCCGCACCGGGTCACGGACATCGTGGTGGCGGGCAGCCCCGGAATGCGCGCCGCGAACGCCGGTGAACTGGGCACCTCGGCGCGGGTGTGGGCGATGCGGGACGCCGGTGACTGGATCGCCGACGTACCCCACCTGGAGTTCGGGGGCCTGGGCCACGGCGCGGATCCGGTCTCCGGGGAGTTCGGCGCACGGGTGCTGTCGGCGGCCGGAGCCAAGAGCCACACCGGCTACTTCGAGCCAGGGACCGAATCCCTGGACAACTTCGCCAAAATCGGAACCGGGGCGTTCGGTTCCACGGTGTGCGCCACCGGGGACGACACGTGCCGACGCGGGACATCCGCGACGGAAGGCTCCTGA
- a CDS encoding MerR family transcriptional regulator encodes MSPTRTPLQTQTRYTISEVEARTGLTQHTLRWYERIGLMPHVDRSHSGQRRFTDKDLDWLGFVGKLRTTGMSVADMVRYAELVREGPHTAADRRELLERTRDEVRTRITELTDALAVLDYKIDTYAMRTTVAGEGDRT; translated from the coding sequence ATGAGCCCGACCCGGACCCCCCTGCAGACGCAGACGCGGTACACGATCAGCGAGGTCGAGGCCCGGACCGGTCTGACCCAGCACACCCTGCGCTGGTACGAGCGGATCGGCCTCATGCCGCACGTGGACCGCTCCCACTCGGGTCAGCGGCGGTTCACCGACAAGGACCTCGACTGGCTGGGCTTCGTCGGCAAGCTGCGCACCACCGGAATGTCCGTGGCGGACATGGTCCGTTACGCCGAACTCGTCCGCGAGGGCCCGCACACCGCCGCCGACCGGCGCGAACTGCTGGAGCGCACGCGTGACGAGGTGCGCACGCGGATCACGGAACTGACCGACGCGCTCGCCGTCCTGGACTACAAGATCGATACGTATGCGATGCGCACCACCGTCGCGGGAGAGGGAGACCGGACATGA
- a CDS encoding TetR family transcriptional regulator, which produces MTDQRPAPAPAAGLRERKKQRTRDALLRAALLLFIAQGYEETTVDEITDAVDVSQRTFFRYFANKEEVAFAVQDLVESHFVAALRARPPAEGPFEAMRSAVLDAWDTVDEAISDLVPIDLYMRSYRLIESTPALLAVHLRRSTELEEQIARLIAEREGLDVDADPRPRVAVAAFTGVMRVTGRLWGQGEDISVATIRRMTEVYLDQIGPALAADWRRPA; this is translated from the coding sequence ATGACCGATCAGCGGCCCGCGCCCGCACCGGCCGCCGGACTGCGCGAGCGCAAGAAACAGCGCACGCGCGACGCACTGCTGCGCGCTGCCCTCCTCCTCTTCATCGCGCAGGGGTACGAGGAGACGACCGTCGACGAGATCACCGACGCCGTGGACGTCTCCCAGCGCACCTTCTTCCGGTACTTCGCCAACAAGGAAGAGGTCGCCTTCGCCGTCCAGGACCTGGTCGAATCCCATTTCGTCGCGGCGCTGCGCGCGCGCCCGCCCGCCGAGGGCCCCTTCGAGGCCATGCGCTCCGCCGTGCTCGACGCCTGGGACACCGTCGACGAGGCCATTTCGGACCTGGTCCCCATCGACCTGTACATGCGCAGCTACCGGCTGATCGAGTCCACCCCGGCCCTGCTCGCCGTGCACCTGCGCCGCTCCACCGAACTGGAGGAGCAGATCGCCCGGCTGATAGCCGAGCGCGAGGGCCTCGACGTGGACGCCGACCCGCGCCCGCGGGTGGCCGTCGCCGCGTTCACGGGCGTGATGCGCGTCACCGGCCGGCTCTGGGGACAGGGCGAGGACATCAGCGTGGCCACCATCCGGCGGATGACCGAGGTCTACCTCGACCAGATCGGCCCGGCACTGGCCGCCGACTGGCGGCGGCCAGCCTGA